A genomic window from Methylorubrum extorquens includes:
- a CDS encoding leucyl aminopeptidase, with translation MAGGIEIAFEPLSSRGAGGDLVVFVGDDLAVSGAAAEILGRPGTELVARAAASERFKGKAQSALALPAPAGVEADRLVVIGLGSEKDRAKIDWTVLGGFTAGKVGARSARVVLDGPGFAASARDVADFTLGARLRSYRFDQYKTKKKDEDEAGAALTLLVADPSGAQAAARSAEAVAEGVILARNLVNEPPNVLYPEEYARRVSELTQLGVEVEILDVARMKEIGMGALLAVAQGSAREPRVAIMRWNGADDAAEPPLALIGKGVVFDSGGVSIKSAGGMEDMKGDMGGSAAVVGTLHALASRKAKANVIGAIGIVENMPDGAAYRPSDIVTSLSGQTIEVINTDAEGRLVLADVLWHVQATYKPKAMIDLATLTGAIIVALGQDIAGLFSNDDALSGQITAAGEAAGERVWRMPLIPAFDKAIDSKFADMKNTGGRHGGAATAAAFLKRYVNDVPWAHLDIAGVGMSSTPSEINRSWGAGWGVRLLDRLVREHYER, from the coding sequence ATGGCCGGTGGGATCGAAATCGCCTTTGAACCGCTGTCGTCGCGCGGTGCCGGGGGCGACCTCGTGGTGTTCGTGGGCGACGACCTCGCCGTGTCGGGGGCTGCGGCCGAGATCCTGGGGCGGCCCGGCACCGAGCTGGTCGCCCGCGCCGCGGCGAGCGAGCGCTTCAAGGGCAAGGCGCAGAGCGCGCTGGCCCTCCCGGCCCCGGCGGGCGTGGAGGCCGACCGGCTCGTGGTGATCGGGCTGGGGTCGGAGAAGGACCGGGCCAAGATCGACTGGACCGTGCTGGGCGGCTTCACCGCCGGCAAGGTCGGCGCACGCAGCGCCCGCGTCGTGCTCGACGGGCCCGGTTTCGCCGCCAGCGCCCGGGATGTCGCCGACTTCACCCTCGGCGCGCGCCTGCGCAGCTACCGCTTCGACCAGTACAAGACCAAGAAGAAGGACGAGGACGAGGCGGGTGCCGCGTTGACCCTGCTGGTCGCCGACCCGTCCGGGGCGCAAGCCGCCGCGCGGAGCGCCGAGGCGGTGGCCGAGGGCGTGATCCTCGCCCGCAACCTCGTCAACGAGCCGCCGAACGTCCTCTACCCGGAGGAATATGCCCGGCGCGTCTCCGAGCTGACGCAGCTCGGCGTCGAGGTTGAGATCCTCGACGTGGCGCGGATGAAGGAGATCGGCATGGGCGCCCTGCTGGCGGTGGCGCAGGGTTCGGCCCGCGAGCCGCGGGTGGCGATCATGCGCTGGAACGGGGCGGACGACGCCGCCGAGCCGCCGCTGGCGCTGATCGGCAAGGGCGTGGTGTTCGATTCCGGCGGCGTCTCGATCAAGTCGGCCGGCGGCATGGAGGACATGAAGGGCGACATGGGCGGCTCGGCCGCGGTCGTCGGCACCCTGCACGCGCTGGCCTCGCGCAAGGCCAAGGCGAACGTGATCGGCGCCATCGGCATCGTCGAGAACATGCCCGACGGCGCGGCCTACCGCCCCTCCGACATCGTCACCTCGCTCTCGGGGCAGACCATCGAGGTCATCAACACCGACGCGGAAGGGCGCCTCGTGCTCGCCGACGTGCTCTGGCACGTCCAGGCGACCTACAAGCCCAAGGCGATGATCGATCTGGCCACGCTCACCGGGGCGATCATCGTCGCGCTCGGCCAGGACATCGCCGGCCTGTTCTCCAACGACGACGCGCTCTCGGGCCAGATCACCGCGGCCGGCGAGGCAGCGGGCGAGCGGGTGTGGCGGATGCCGCTGATCCCGGCCTTCGACAAGGCGATCGACTCGAAGTTCGCCGACATGAAGAACACCGGCGGGCGTCACGGCGGCGCGGCGACGGCGGCCGCCTTCCTCAAGCGCTACGTCAACGACGTGCCGTGGGCCCATCTCGACATCGCCGGCGTCGGCATGTCGTCCACCCCCTCCGAGATCAACCGGAGCTGGGGCGCGGGCTGGGGCGTGCGCCTGCTCGACCGGCTCGTGCGCGAACACTACGAGCGGTGA
- the lptF gene encoding LPS export ABC transporter permease LptF, with translation MTQIERYIFRIALGAFLTCLIGLTGTIWVTQALRELDLVTAKGQTLLVFLFITALSLPTLITVIAPVALFIACVYALNKLNGDSELIVMSAAGMPPRQLLRPFATLALAISVVVAFLTIQVMPSSFQELRDVLTRVRGDFVANVVKEGQFTALDNGITFHFRERGADGSLQGLFIQDKREAGKAVVYLAERGRVSEVDGQTYLVLEKGSIHRQQKDSRDSSIVSYERYAVDLAAFTPPDSETVYKPRERSTLALLFPDTGEGYYRLQKGRFRAELHDRLSAWLYPLALAFIAFAALGDPRTTRQGRGLAVAGAVLGVIALRIAGFAASSAAVRSPGAVVAIYAAPLGAIALSCLLIFGGARTRAMNEWFGRLGRRLAGSLRRRPLAGRA, from the coding sequence ATGACGCAGATCGAGCGCTACATATTCAGGATCGCGCTCGGGGCCTTCCTCACCTGCCTGATCGGCCTCACCGGCACGATCTGGGTGACGCAGGCCCTGCGCGAACTCGACCTCGTCACGGCCAAGGGGCAGACGCTCCTCGTCTTCCTGTTCATCACCGCCCTGTCGCTGCCGACGCTGATCACGGTGATCGCCCCGGTCGCCCTGTTCATCGCCTGCGTCTACGCGCTCAACAAGCTCAACGGCGATTCCGAGCTGATCGTGATGTCGGCGGCCGGCATGCCGCCGCGCCAGTTGCTGCGGCCCTTCGCGACGCTGGCCCTCGCCATCAGCGTCGTGGTCGCCTTCCTGACGATCCAGGTGATGCCCTCCTCCTTCCAGGAGTTGCGCGACGTGCTGACCCGGGTGCGCGGGGATTTCGTCGCCAACGTCGTCAAGGAGGGCCAGTTCACGGCGCTCGACAACGGCATCACCTTCCATTTCCGCGAGCGCGGTGCCGACGGCTCGCTCCAGGGGCTGTTCATCCAGGACAAGCGCGAGGCCGGCAAGGCGGTGGTCTACCTCGCCGAGCGCGGGCGCGTCAGCGAGGTCGATGGGCAGACCTACCTCGTGCTGGAGAAGGGCAGCATCCACCGCCAGCAGAAGGACAGCCGCGATTCCTCGATCGTGAGCTACGAGCGCTACGCCGTCGATCTCGCCGCCTTCACGCCGCCGGATTCCGAGACGGTCTACAAGCCGCGCGAGCGCTCGACCCTGGCGCTGCTCTTCCCCGATACGGGCGAGGGCTATTACCGCCTGCAGAAGGGCCGCTTCCGGGCCGAGTTGCATGACCGGCTCTCGGCCTGGCTCTACCCGCTGGCGCTGGCCTTCATCGCATTTGCCGCTCTGGGCGATCCGCGCACCACGCGCCAGGGCCGGGGCCTCGCCGTGGCCGGCGCGGTGCTCGGCGTCATCGCGTTGCGCATCGCGGGCTTTGCCGCGAGCAGTGCGGCCGTGCGCAGTCCTGGCGCCGTGGTCGCGATCTACGCCGCGCCGCTCGGTGCGATCGCCCTCTCCTGCCTGCTGATCTTCGGCGGCGCCCGAACCCGCGCGATGAACGAGTGGTTCGGCCGGCTCGGTCGGAGGCTCGCCGGTAGCCTGCGGCGGCGCCCGCTCGCCGGACGGGCCTGA